The following are from one region of the Vitis riparia cultivar Riparia Gloire de Montpellier isolate 1030 chromosome 9, EGFV_Vit.rip_1.0, whole genome shotgun sequence genome:
- the LOC117922727 gene encoding uncharacterized protein LOC117922727, with protein sequence MDCQADPLRQPKRSFGTRVKCEECKLEGYIYLVPGHGHHLEQNHCTDVPLMLFECDGIVPVQYYFESGWSAITTSGRRINNIDLICQGYEDEIDGERIAIIVEAKFLPYSGR encoded by the exons ATGGATTGCCAAGCAGACCCCCTGAGACAACCAAAGCGCAGTTTCGGCACAAGGGTCAAG TGCGAAGAATGTAAGCTCGAGGGGTATATCTACCTGGTTCCAGGACATGGGCATCATCTGGAACAAAATCACTGTACTGATGTGCCATTAATGCTATTTGAGTGCGATGGAATAGTCCCAGTGCAGTATTACTTCGAGAGTGGATGGTCTGCGATCACC ACATCTGGCAGGAGAATTAATAATATTGATCTTATATGCCAAGGCTACGAAGATGAAATTGATGGGGAGCGTATTGCAATCATTGTGGAAGCCAAGTTCTTGCCCTACAGTGGAAG ATAG